The Monomorium pharaonis isolate MP-MQ-018 chromosome 5, ASM1337386v2, whole genome shotgun sequence genome segment CTTTCATTGAAGATGCAAAATAGCAATGAAAGCAaggatttttataatttttgcaccCAAATTCAAATGTTTCGTAGCACACCACTTCTATTTATCAAAACTTATCGAGAGATGATTTGTTAGAAAAGGGCTTAGGAGAAAACACACAAAATGCAAAcgagaattttaaaaaggcaAAAAAGGAGGGAGAGGTCAGTCGCAGCGTGTTCTATCGTAGAGTTTCCGGCTACCTGCTCCATGCGCTCGTAGTCTCTGAACTGTAACTTCTATAATTTATGAGATTTTGATCTACAATTTTCACTGTATATTCTTGAAAAGTATTACTATCgattaaactgaaaaaaattttttcaatttttttgagCTCTATAAACAAAGATCTCCtttaatatactatataaattgtcattaaaaatatgttatatctttttttaaatattattacgtttCTTTCAAACATTTACAGGTTATTCTTTCGAGCACTGTAAATATCACAAAAGGGATCCcttatgatattataaaagaatggTTGGGTAACGGACTTTTAACTTCTACAGGTgaatgcataataaaattaaaccgtttatcttattatacatttcttatgcatctaaaattttagtaaaagtattatttcctttactttaacttataatagataatagaaaatagaTTAATTGGGTAAGttgtaacattataaaaacagttttattcctcgggaaaaaatgtttcatataaaaacatatataaatatatataaaatatgtctatatatgtttatactagtttcctttttttttgtaaaatttttgtttgatataaaaaaataatagttattctaaaaagacagaaactatttaaaaaataatttttgcattgctttttttaaaaaagctaagtgtgaaaaattgttcatatataatcatatatatttcgaaatatatacgattatatatggacaatttttcatactcttagttttaaaaaaaaacaatacaaaaattaatttttaaattagtttgtcttttcagtatgtttattatttttttacattaaatagaaattttacaaaagaaagaaaactagtataaacatggaaatattttatatatatttatatatgtttttatataacatataacatttttttatattttatataacatataacgttttatataacatataacattttatataacatatatattatatatgtttttatataatatataacatataagttttatataacataaaacattttttcccgagTCTTTTTGTCTGACAGATATACATGTGTATTTGTATTTCGTATTTGTAACGTAACCCTGAAAATATACTTCAATCATTGTAggtatctaaatatttttctgtagtAATCTGTAGAAGTCTGtagtaaaatgtttaaatgaaaaattgtaaagtttatttgttcataaaaatatttgtttcaaaatacaagttatgtagcttatacgtacaaatgaatggtacACCGCAGTTTGGActagattgaggaataatactatatacgtcaaattacgattacaagccgtaaaaataaattattcattggatcaaattttgttcatttaatCGCTTTCACTACAGATGAAGAAAATCTTAGTAAAAGCGcttaaatgaacaaaatttgatcaataaataacttatttttacggcttgtaattgtaatttcacgaatataatcttattcctcaatctattccaAACTGAGGTGTAttattcatttgtacgtatgagctacataattcaaatttgaaacaaatatttttatgaacaaataaactttaaaagttttttgcatttttagtCTTGATTTAATCCCCGTATAGAAaggaactattgagaactatTAAGaactattcaaatttttatagttactattcaatttCTGTAGTAACTTAAATAGTAACTATTGGTGACTACGTGCATAAATAGTAATTGAATAGTAACTACAATTGTTGGTGAATAGTTCTGAATAGTAACTATTTATGATTATGTAACCAAAGAGTAATTGAAAAGTAACTACGACTATTGGTGAATAGTTTCAAATAGTAACTAATCGTAACTACGTAAATCGTAACTGAACAGCAATTGAATAGTAACTATGACTATTGGCGCATAGTTCTGaataataactatttacaACTACCTAACTAAACAGTAATTGAAAAGTAACTACATGAATAGTAactatttataagtaatattactaatgatttgataataattgtaaatccgaacacatgatatttttctatatttggcttcaaaatatttcaaacacgacacacaccacacatgccacacacacacacacacacacacacacacacacacacacacacacacgcgcgcgcgcgcgcgcgcatatatgctctgtaaattataagatttatttatttcatttaatgaatcaagatttaattatttctatattcatggtagaattaataaatattggattacgatttatgtatttttacaaatataaaaattttaattataaaaattgtacattttgcaaaatgtatatatacacatattacacatatctattataataaatttgtttggtGTGTCTGTCTGTTTGTTTGCTGTGTAACTCGAAAGCGGCACAATgacatttacaaattatttttatatcaccaTCTTCACTATGAGCTAACCTCGAgctgtattaaatttgaacCCACTAAGACTGTGCCATCTTTTGAGATGGCTTcgcttttttgtttataatatttacatattctaatataatatattaatatataatatattatatgtatattatattattattattatttaatatacagggtgtaacaAAAATACCTAACACAAAATACACGAGATTCTTTGTATACAAGtgagtaaaaaatgttttgtgagTAAAAAATAAGCTATTAAGAgaactacaaaattttaagtagtAAATTCGAACATTACTATTCATTACTATTGACATACGCCTATAGTTACTATTCACTTTAATAGTAATCTAATGATGATTTcaatagtaataaatagtaaacaCCTACAGTTACTATTTACACCAATAGTAAACTATTAACAATtccattagtaataaatacctatagttactattcatttcaatactaaataataatcaaactaTTGACGATTCCAATAGTAATGTCTGAATTTACTACTTGAAATTTCAAATAGTTCTCTCAATAgttttaaatagttatttttcaatagtttttaatagtttctttCCGTACGGATCGTCCTCGggtttatttgtgtacgtactttaaacgtgtaaaaggattttcaattctgtaaattcaattcaaaaCTAAATGGTTGAATAAAATGTCGATAAAATAGACAGCTTTAGGATTCCCTTAACATCCATTGCcaataaacagaaaaaacagaaaacttcttttgctttaaaaattaaaaggataACAATACTACatgtttttaaatcaattttgtagttctttttatttttataacataggtatgttacattttaatgttactttAGGAAAACAATGGACCCACGATAGAAAACTGATTGGGCCAACGTTTCATTTTAGTATATTAGATCAATTTGCTATAGTTCTCTCTGAAAAAGCAGAGATCTTAACAAAGtgtattgaaagaaaaatagagaaagattCTGGGAAAGCCTTTGATATTTTTCCCTTTATTGTCAATGCTGCTCTTGATATTATTTGcggtaattattatatttttttcaattaatataatattttttgaaaagatctttattaatacaatacattttacacattacaattttaattttattagtcatttttatgaaaaattaaaaagatgtaaatatatacatttatttaaatacactaATTGAGTACCCACATAACACggaatattatagtaatatcacagcaaaattgcaatatatatcaacaatattacatattacagtaaaatattacaaaaatattattgacatattacatgtttataaataacattaaaatattaggttatattgtagcaatattacattttaaatagcaATATGTTAGAATTGATATCACTCACATTAAATTAAGTGAGGATTTATGATAAGTAGTATAATAACTAGTATGCTTTAAGTTAAGtcataagaaattgataaatcacagacaaaaacgagaaaaataattgattgtgattgattaatttcttacggcttaaagcttacttcagttatttttaaactcatcctaatgttaaaatgtcattaatGAATACGTTTACACGTTACTTTAATCAGGTTTAACGACATCGATAGTGCTTAgatttcaaattacatttaaaaaaaaataaaatagctatGATTAACCAGCCCACACAGCATTGaaagatttcaaaaatctttcagaaagctgttaataaaatatgaaatatttcaaaaaaacattttagatATGTTTCAGATATGTTTCAGATACATGAAATGTCCGCTTTCATGTAATGTCAGAAatatatctgaaatattttttaaatcttcaaaaatatatcggaaatatatttttgaaacttttcagaaatatttcagatacaTTTCTGACATAAAAGTGGACACTTTATGTGtctgaaatatattcaaaacatGTCCGAAATATTatcttgatatattttatatttcaatgatAGCTTTCTGAAAACTTCCTGAAATCTTCCAGTGTTATgtaaaaacggtcacccatccaagtgtctgCCATGGTCGATATTGTTTGACTTCGATGATCGCATGCAACCTAACGCGTAGTGATGATCCACGAATACTTTATGTTTATGCATCCacaaatttgttatagatcatttcaatagatgttgtcagaagaataaaacatgtataattaatttatatttttataaattattataagataaaattttacagttttttactgACAATGAGTTGCCACACAACAATGAATTCCCACACTGCCAAATATCTATCAGAAAGTTTTTTGAAAGATGTGCTGTATGGGGTTGTACTCAGCTCACGTCGACGcgagaaaaaagattaataatgtaaagcaAAAGTagttatgttaataatattttagaaacttttttatattttactttagaaatcaaataagaaatatttgtattaaatattttaatgacattcagaattatttcaatgtcgattgtcatattaaatataaaattttttaaaactctctctctctctttctctctctctttctctctctctcttttaatgatattttaaatattatacatacaaaatacttctgaaatattttactgaagaattcggaaataattttgatgaaatgttttacaaatatttctgaatGCACACAacgttatatttcaatattaattttcaagatattttcCACAaagcttttaaatataacatttttgaaaactttcaataatatattttagacattacatacaaaatatttctgaaatactTCTCTGAAAAAGTCGgaaatgattttaatgaaatgtttcacaaatatttctaaatgattacattgttatatttcaatattaatttacaagatatctttcagaaagctgttgtacccctcgttgtgagtacgattgGGAATCGCTGCCacagatctcgcgaggaaggtatttggTCACTTACACTgttatttgtcttgaacacttttattatagtatTCGTTTACAGTgaatagatcgcgaccccgcaaggcagagtgtcgtggttgtgtATTTACAATGATTTATATCGGTGATACACGatcccgcaaagcagagtgtcgtgtgttatcttagtttgtctatttcggattgacccgttcctcaccttctttcgccggtttatacATGTATCCGATAATTCAGTAGTttgggaggattgcgtgagggtgtaaatcggtcagtattccaaattattgcttagacagcaagtgctgtctaaggagcattgcgctaattgtcgagcggattgcgcaaaacctcgcgcgatgcgctcgatgctgactgctgcagctgaccgacttacgtcatcgtgctACTGATAccttttttatcgttatgtgATGATTGTCACTAAGTCCCGGGGCCGACCACCCGCCCCACTATATGAGACTCGGCGTCCACGGACGCCCCTCCCGAAAGTCTAATATCCCCGTCGGAAACCGATCCCACCACGCTGCTGGGAACGCGTGGGGATCGCCCCGACGGGTATAAAAGCGAGCTCGATCCGGATCGAGGACCATTCCTCGTCGACAAGGTTGGTCATCAGACCGCTCTGCCGCCTGGCGCACGCCGACTTTCGACTTCTTGGTTCCCGCCGACGAGACCGGTCATTAGACCGCCTCGCCGCGCGCCGCCTGGCGCACGCCGGCTTTCGGTTTCCTGCAATCCGCAAACCTCGCGACCGCGACCGCGTACTACGATGCTGTGCATAAGCGCGCTCCCATCCGGATACCGTTAGACTAGCCTGtatatatcttgtaaataTCTCTCCGTAGGTTAAGGCCTAGCATAATATTACCCGTAGACTAAGTATGTACATAGCATAAGCTTTATAATAAGGGACTGTTAATTTGATATCGGTATACGTAAGTTGGTTTTCCCCCTTCTCCCGAATCCTGGCATCTGGCGAGCCTGTCCGAGGCGATCGGGAAAGGTGAACCGTTAcagttatgagtgtgtcactcataacaaagctttctgaaagatgtgtGCTAGGCTAACAACCGATAATACTAAATCCGATTAAGGATAATGTGTAAACGTAATCATTAACATTAAGACgtcattactttattattttataaatacgtattattatataatttataaatattttttgaaaattataaatatataaaaaatataggaaaataaaaaataaaaatataatattacaaaaatgctacgtaaatattacagtaatacaTTCGTGATATATCACCATTATATTACTGTGATCCATTTCGGCAGACATTTTAATATCccagtgaacaatatgttgtcaaaaagatctctaaaagatatcttgtttctgaaaatgataacataaagagacttctaaaagataacataatgatgtcagaatgttaaccaatgcgccgttttttgagaacagaaagatatcataaaactgatatctaaaagatttcttaaatcggatatctaaaaaatttcttaaattggaTATCTAAAAggtttcttaaatcggatatttttaaactgcaactaaagataaaaaaataaaataaaaatttatttttttaaaattatttttatcaacagtaacatactaaatttaggacaaatttttattgattaattaaatttaaattaaattattttattttattcttatttgccGCTgataggtttgaacccggtaccttaggatgacgaaccttgttctctatctgctacgccaatttgacttatcgatatgggtacttgttattgtcttatacatataataccaatatgttataaactgacgcaattatattattttttataaaagcaattaaattttgcaaaacattagaaataaatagcattaatttatttacttattaatttcatattgttaaatttatctttttccatagccttaataatttaattgatggaaattgtgatctatttttagcattaatagtttgaagcgttcaaatggttaattagatggtttttattattctgtttttgtttagtacatgataaatttagattttgtgcattttttgtgcacagtaattgtaggcaaaccgttatttttgaaaacattatctttatgataatttttaaataatatcaaatggatttctcattcaagatattataatgttatctaatttataagtcaactacaacgcgcatggacggctcaaaaatcggacagcattgtgatatcttttatgagacatcaagCTGATATCACTTAGCTAATgttataaggataacattttcaagaaacttaaatgagacTCTTCAATCAGATATCTCGAAGACCTcttaatgttgtctgatttctgagtcaactacgacgcgcatggacggctcaaaaatcggacagcattgtgatatcttttatgagatatcaagctgatatcatttaactgatgtcataaggataacattttcaagaaacttaagtaAGACTCTTCAATGTGATATCTTAAAAacctctcttagtagacgtctctggtaaatgttatcattttgacatcatttccaagatatctaaatgttttcttaaaaaagttctcttaaagttttcattctgacaagcgtgttgtctgggattctagtaatatttttgtaatatttctgcagtatttatactatatttcactgtaatattgtaatggAAGAACAATATTACTGTGATATTACCATAATATTCCGTGCTATGtggataattattttgcagaaaCAGCAATGGGTGTGAACTTACATGCTCAAGAAGGCACAACCGCATATGCATCAGCAACACGAATGTTggtttccaaatttttattgttattgttattaaaataaccaatattttcttacataatagtattaacaaattgattattaactttaatgaCATTTCAgggttatattttaattacattataggatacttatacagggtgtctggtatttttttatgggatttttatgagcagatagagcgcatgaaactgaacagaaaagtccttaccgtttttccattttcgcaatagttaacaacttagagacttgtaaaattttctgtattagcccggcctaccggcaaatgcaagcgcgctgaGCGCCCGGCCGCAGCGGCCGCACCTTCCTAGCGCTTGAaacttgagattgctaggcgcgcggggggagttgttacaacaagcaacAATGACTACGCACAAACGACGCGTAACGTtaaattctccctttgaattatgatagttccttacatttttaatgaaaataaaattttctaacgacaaaaagtatgtgtgtacgtgtacatacatgtgtacaaaaaatatcagttctaatgtttaaagaagtgattactaaatttatttttttaataaataacgattatttttaataaaaaatatttttttgatggtagtcttaaacgtcgtaaactgtcattataaattttaaaagaagctgttaccatatgctcgaaacaaaatttatgcttcttcaaaaaacattagaaaaatttatctattaaaatggaaatgacaagcaaataaa includes the following:
- the LOC114254204 gene encoding cytochrome P450 4C1-like isoform X3 — its product is MEKSKEGIFVQWIGSTPFVVVYKPEYLEVILSSTVNITKGIPYDIIKEWLGNGLLTSTGKQWTHDRKLIGPTFHFSILDQFAIVLSEKAEILTKCIERKIEKDSGKAFDIFPFIVNAALDIICETAMGVNLHAQEGTTAYASATRIASKSIMDRLLQPWCWINWLYYLMPSGKQFKSALDTLHGFTTEVEERKKFKIMSAFL